A window of Kyrpidia spormannii genomic DNA:
GTCGTCCTCTTCGGCGGAGTAATCCACCACCAGTTCATCGAGAAAGGTGGCTGAAAAGGGGTCGGCGAGGATCGTCAATTCCGATGCCGTGATCTCCGTGTCCCCGGGGCGGGGATCGTCGAGGCTGAGGATGAACCTCAGTCCTCCACAACCGGGAATGACTTGCAGACGAACGCCGTGCCAGGGTCTTTCTTCAGCCCGGGCGAGGTCGAGGATGTACCGGCGTGCTTCTGGGCTTACGGTCATGGATGTCACCTCGGATTGTCCGTTGTCGAAGTTGATTCTATGATACCACGTTCCACGGATGGGCAGGATCCGCAGGATGGCCCCATCATTCCCTCTCTTACCGGCGCTGAATGGGAATAACTGGAAACTCCTCGTTGACACGGTGAAAAAGCTTCGATTATAATGATTTTAATGGACGGGTGCTTACCGGGATAGGTACGCCTTGTGCCTCTCGTGATCGTCACGGGATGTTAGGCGGAGGGAGGGAATCAGGTGTCGGAGATTCGGGTTCGGAAGAACGAGTCCCTCGATAGCGCGTTGCGCCGCTTCAAACGAGCGACGGCCAAAGATGGTATTCTGGCCGAGGTCAAGAAGCGCAAACACTACGAGAAGCCGAGCGTGGCCCGGAAGAAAAAGTCGGAGGCGGCCCGGAAGAAACGCCGCAAGTACTGAATGGCGGTAGAACGGGCATCGGCCGGCGGGGACCGGTGATGGAAAGGGGCTCTTAAGCGTTGAACGTGCAAGACCGGCTCACAGACGATATGAAACGGGCGATGAAGGAAAAGGATAAGATTCGCTTGTCTGTGATTCGCATGGTGCGTACGGCCTTGAAGAACGAGGAGATCGAACGGCAGCGCCCGTTAACTGAGGAAGAGACGATCCAAGTGTTGCAGCGCGAGCGAAAGCAGCGGCGCGAATCCCTCCAGGCCGCGCAACAGGCGGGGCGTACCGATTTAGAGGCACAGGCGCAGCGAGAGATCGCCATCCTCGAAGAGTATCTCCCCACTCCTTTGTCAGAAGAGGAACTTCGCGGACTTGTCGAGGAAACCATCGCAGAAGTTGGGGCGAAGGGGAAGGCGGATTTGGGCCGGGTGATGGCCGCACTGATGCCAAAAGTCAAGGGCCGCGCCGACGGGAAAGCGGTCAATGCTTTGGTCCAGGAATCGCTTAGATCGTGAAGGGGTCGAATGAAAAGCCCTGCACAAGCCGTGCAGGGCTTTTTTGGGGTTTTTACCCCTGCGCCCGCGGGTGCCGGGCGCAGGGGCCACGATGTGCAGGGGTGGGGGAGGCGGCGTGAAACAGGTGGAATGGGACGACACCTTGTGGAGCCGGTGGCCGACGTGGCGGCTTGTGGTGGAGGAGCAGCCGGGGACTATCGAGGAAAAAGTTGCCCGAGACCAGGCGGTGGGCCGGAAGGTCGCGGCGGGGGGGCCGCCCACTTTCCGACTCTGGGTCAACGACCCGTGCCTCGTGGTCAGCCGCCGGGATATTGTACAAGGATTGCGGCGGGGGGGTGATCCGCCCCGGGAAGTGGACGGCCTGCCGATACGGGTTCGGTCCAGCGGGGGCACGGCGGTGCCCCACGGGCCCGGCGCCCTGCAGTTTTCCCTGGTGATTCCCCGGGTGGATCGCGTGGGGATAGAGGAAGTGTATCGGGCGTTGTGCCGCCCGGTGCAGGGGGTACTAAGTCAACGGGGGTGGCGAGCCGAGTTTGGGCACGTGGCGGGTGCATTTTGCGACGGTGCCCATAATTTGGTGGTGAACGGGCGGAAAATCGCCGGGACGTCTCAAAGCTGGAAGGGTGGGTTGGCGGTTCCGGGCTCCCGCAACCGGGGGTACATCCTGGCTCACGGGACCTTGTGGGTGCGCGTGGATCCGGAGCAAGCGGCGGATTGGTTGAACGATTTTTACGAGCGGACCACCGGGGAGCGCCCGATTCGGGCCCGGTCTTCCACGTCCTTGCACCTGTTGCCAGGCGGGGAGGGCCTGGATGTCAGGCAGGTGATCGCTGAAACGGCGAATCTCTTGGAGAGTACCATGGGTCCACAGGTGAAGCTGGAGAGGGTCCGCGCTCTCACCGACGAAGAAATCTCCTGGGGGAGAGAAGGGGCTTCGGAGACCGACCCGAGACGATTGGCTTACGGGATGGATCGGCCGTAATCGGGCGGGCGCGGGGCAGGCAAACGCCTCGGCCGGGGAAGAGGCGCCTTTTCCGACGTTTTTTGGGTGAAAAAGGTGATCGTTTTTGTGAACGGATGTATGCTATACTACGAGCGCCAGGCGAGGGGGTGAGCCTATGGACTGGCAGGGATGGGTCAGTTTGATTCTACTCGGTGCCGGCATTGTACTGCTCGCCTTGGAAATGGCCATTGTCAGTTTCGGCATCCTGGGCACCCTGGGGGTGTTGGCCGTGGGGGCTTCGGTGGTCATGGCCCTGGCCGGCGCCCGCTACGGTCTCGCGTCCCTGGGAATCGGGGCGCTCTTGGCCGTTGCTGTTGTCATCGCGCTTTTACGCTATTATGGCAAACGGGGGTTGTGGAACCGGATCGTTTTGGGAGACCGTCAGGAGAGCCGGGAGGGATATGTGCCCACCCGGGATCTCAGTTATCTTCTCGGGAAAACCGGCACGGCGGTGACGCCCCTTCGACCTGCGGGAATCGCGGAATTTGGCGAGGAGCGCGTGGATGTGGTGACAGAAGGCGAGTTTATCGAGCGGGGAGAGGAAGTTCAGGTGGCAGAGGTGGAAGGGCCCAGAGTCGTGGTGAGGCGCGTCCCGGCTTTTCGAACGGGATCGTTTGTAGACCACCATTTTTAACGAAAGTGGGGATCGGCTGAATGAACGCCGCGTGGATCGGTCTCGCGCTGATCGTACTCGTCATCATCGCCTTTTTTGCAGTCCTGTTTACCTTTGTGCCGGTGATGTTGTGGATTTCCGCATGGGCCGCCGGGGTCAGGGTGGGGATCTTTACGCTGGTCGGCATGCGGTTGCGCCGGGTCATTCCTTCTCGCATCGTGAATCCCTTGATCAAGGCGACAAAGGCCGGACTGAATCTTACGACGAATCAACTCGAAAGCCATTATCTCGCCGGCGGTAACGTGGACCGGGTGGTCAACGCCCTCATTGCGGCAGAGCGGGCCAACATCGCCCTCGGGTTTGCCCGGGCGGCGGCCATCGACCTGGCTGGACGGGATGTGCTCCAGGCCGTCCAAATGAGCGTCAACCCCCGGGTGATCGAAACGCCCATCGTGTCGGCGGTGGCCAAAGACGGCATTGAACTGAAAGTAAAAGCCCGGGTGACCGTGCGGGCCAACATAGACCGGTTGGTGGGCGGCGCCGGGGAGGAGACGATTCTCGCCCGGGTGGGGGAAGGGATTGTGACGACCATCGGTTCCGCCACTTCCCATAAGGACGTGCTGGAGAATCCGGACAAGATTTCGCGCACGGTGCTGGACAAAGGATTAGATGCCGGTACGGCGTTTGAGATTCTCTCCATCGACATCGCCGATGTCGACATCGGGAAAAATGTCGGCGCCCAGCTGCAAACGGACCAGGCGGAAGCGGATAAGCAGATTGCCCAGGCCAAGGCCGAGGAGCGCCGGGCGATGGCGGTGGCCCGGGAGCAGGAGATGCGGGCGTACGTTGAGGAGATGCGGGCGAAGGTGGTGGAGGCCGAATCCGAGGTGCCCCGGGCCATGGCCGAGGCGTTGCGGGAGGGCAAGCTCGGGGTCATGGATTACATGCAGATGCAGAACATCGTGGCAGATACTCGGATGCGGGAATCCATTGCGAAATCTCCACCGCGTGATCTCCCGGGGCCCTTGTCGGGAGGGGAAACGAAGTGAACGGGGAGAAGTTGCCCGAAGACGTGTCGGCATGGGACTGGCTCTTCGGGGGCCAGGGGAAGGCAAGTTCGGATCAGGAAGGAAGCTCGGGCCAGGAAGGAAGCCTGGGGATGGAAGGAACCGAGGGGCTCCCGGGGAAGGAAGGATCCTCTGGCCAGGAGGGTTCCGGGTGGGAGGGGAAACGGAAAACACGAAGGGAGGAGGGCCCGGGGTTTTCAGACCCGTGGAAGCTTCCCGGGGGCGAACCCCAGGTGCGCAAAGACGAGGCGCGGCCTGAGCCCGATCTGCAACCCCTCCAGTGGGAATCGCCCGTGGTGGTTGTGCCTGGACCGGCACCGGCGGAAGACCCAACCGTTCCTAGGTACCAACGGGGGATATCTCCGGTTGGCGCGCCGGTGATTCGAAGGGATGATCGCGGGGAAGAACACCGGGAAAGTTGGCGCCGGGCGGTGGCGGCGGCGGTGATTCTGGGGCCGCCCAAGGCCGCCCGGGGTCGATTCCGCCCTTGGTGAACGTGTTCTTTGTCTGAGGGAGGTGCCCAGGATCCAGAAGTCGGCCAAGTTCGGGTCTAGGCGGGTCGACAAACGCATACAGGTCTACCAAAGGAGGGGTGACCTGTGGGCGCGCGGGGGCGTTTCTGGAAATCCTGGGCAACCGAAAAATTGCAGCTGCCAGAGGATGTGATTTGGGACCATCCTCGGGTGGATTGGGTCCCCGGCGGCCTGTTGCGGCTGGACAACCACGGCCGCATTGTTTCTTTCCGGGAGGACGCCCTGGTGGTGGAGTTCGGCGATGCCGAACTGCAGGTTGCCGGAGCGAATCTGGTGCTGGTTCGCCTCTCGCCGGATCACTGCGTGATTCAAGGGCACGTGACCGACCTTTCGTACCGGGCGCGAAAGGGGCGAGAGGGATGAATATACACGGGCTGTCGTGGTTTGAGTTGGAGCTTTGGGGCTTGACCGATGCCCGGGAGTTGGACCGGGCGGTCCGGGAGGGGGCGCGGCTGGAAGAGGTACACTGGGTTGACAAGGATCGCTTGCGCCTTCGCACCGATTGGCAGGGCATTCGGATTATCCGGCAGGTATACCGCGGACAGCGGGTCGGGATGCGGGTGAGCCGCTACGGAGGCTGGTTGCCGTGGCGGAGATTTGTCCGCCGGCGCCCGTTCTGGATTGCCGGATTCGGGATGTTCGTGGCCGGCCTCTACGTGCTCAGCTCGTTGATTTGGACGGTACAGGTCACGGGAACGGATCGGGTGGAACCGGAAGAGGTGTTGGCGAAAGCCCGGGAGATAGGACTCGTCCCCGGGGCGTGGAGGCCCTCCCGGATGGAAATCGACCGCTTGCAAGGCCAGTTACTCGATTTGTTACCCGATGCGGGATGGGTGGGGTTACACCTGTCCGGTACCCGGGTGACCATCGAGGTGATGGAGCGGATCAAACCGAAGAAAGACGAGGTTCAGCCCCAGGGGCCTCAAGCAGTGGTGGCGGGAAAACCCGGGGTGGTGGAGTCGGTCCTCGCCCGGCGGGGAATTTCTCTCGTGCAGCGGGGGCAGGCGGTGGCCCCGGGGACGGTGGTCATCTCCGGCCAAATGCCTGACGGAACCCTTGTGGCGGCCGAGGGCAAGGTCAATGCCCACGTTTGGTACACCTCGGACATCGTCGTCCCGCTCCAAGGCCGGCAGTTGGGCTTTACCGGGGAAAAGGTGAGGCGCACGTACATCACCCTGGGATCCTGGGCCATTCCGGTGTGGGGGGCCGCTCACATTCCTTTTGCGTCCTATGAAGAACGATCGGTGGATGAACCGCTGAAGGTGGCGGGGCGGACCTGGCCCCTGGGGCTGCGCAAGGTCGACTATCTGGAGGCCGCCGGCCACAGTTGGATGATTGCCCAGCAGGAGGCGGTACAGCGGGGGCTGGCCGCGGTGCGGGCGGACCTTTTGGCCCGGGCAAAACCGGGCGCCCGGGTGCAGGAACAAAAGATTTTGCACCAGGAGTGGAAGAATGGTAATCTATATATGACTGTTTGGACAGATGTGGTCGAAGATATCGGGGTGGCCCGGCCGATGGCCGCCCCGACGCCGGGGTCGCCGGAGCCGATTTCGCCGAATTAGGGAGTGAACGTGGCGTTTGACCAAACAAAGCGCCTTGCGGAAGATCAGCCTACAGGATAACCGTGAAGCGGCGTTATTGTTCGGAGTTCACGATGCGCATCTTCGCCGCATCGAGGAACAATTTCCGGCCAAGATCGTGGCGCGCGGCGGGGATATTGTCATCAGCGGGGACGCCCGGGATGTACAAACCTTGGAGCGCCTCTTTTCCGTTTTGTTGCAACTGGTGCGCAAAGGCCATATTCTGACCGAGCCCGACGTGGGTTACGCCATCGAGATGGCCCGGGAGGGCCGGCCGGAGTCGTTGTTGGATTTGTACGGGGAAGCGCTCGGGGTCAGCGCAAAGGGGAAGTCCATCCTGGCGAAAACATTTGGGCAGCGCGCTTATATTGAGGCGATTCGCAAGCGGGATATCGTGTTTGCCATCGGCCCGGCGGGGACGGGAAAAACGTACCTGGCCGTGGTGATGGCGGTGCAGGCGTTGCGCCGGGGGGATGTCCAGCGGATCGTGCTGACCCGGCCGGCGGTGGAGGCGGGGGAAAACCTCGGGTTTTTGCCGGGGGATCTTCAGGACAAGGTCGACCCGTATCTTCGCCCGCTTTACGATGCCCTGTACGACGTATTCGGTGCTGATCAGGTTCATAAGGCGCTGGAGCGAGGCATGATCGAGATCGCTCCCCTTGCCTATATGAGGGGCCGCACGTTGGAAGAGTCTTTCGTGATCTTGGACGAAGCGCAAAACGCCACCGGAGAGCAGATGAAGATGTTCTTAACCCGGCTGGGACTGGGGTCGAAGATGGTCATTACCGGGGATGTCACCCAGATTGATCTGCCCCGGGGCAAGCGCTCGGGGTTGAAGGAGGCGGCGGAGATTCTCAGGGGAATCGGGGAGATCGCGTTTGTGTATCTCACGGGGACAGACGTCGTCCGCCATCCCTTGGTGCAAAAGATCATTTCAGCCTATCAAGCGGCGGAGGACCGGAGGGATTCACGGAGCCCATCCGGCGAAGCTGCGCCGCTTGGGACACGGGGAGATTGATCCCTCATGCCGATGGGAAGCTTGGCGTGGCCTCCGGCGGCGTTGCCGGGGACCTGGAAGAGCAGCCGCGGGGTACGGGTGTTAATCTATGTCGTGCTGGGGTTTATTTTGTATGGTCTTTTTGTCGGAAACACCCTGCCGCAAAAATACAGTTTTCAGGTGGGGTCGATCAGTGATGTCGACATCAAGGCGCCCACCGACGCCGTGGACACGCTGGCGACCCAGCAACGGAAAGATGACGCAGCGGCGAAAGTGCCCAAACAATATACGGTGGACCCATCGGTGGAGGATTCGGCTCTTCAGGACTTGAGCCACCTGTTTTCCAGTGTGCAGGAGCTTGCGGGGCAGACGTCTTTGTCGCCGGCCCAGCGCTT
This region includes:
- a CDS encoding HesB/IscA family protein — encoded protein: MTVSPEARRYILDLARAEERPWHGVRLQVIPGCGGLRFILSLDDPRPGDTEITASELTILADPFSATFLDELVVDYSAEEDDLTFRHPDSFGSSC
- the rpsU gene encoding 30S ribosomal protein S21, whose protein sequence is MSEIRVRKNESLDSALRRFKRATAKDGILAEVKKRKHYEKPSVARKKKSEAARKKRRKY
- a CDS encoding GatB/YqeY domain-containing protein, whose translation is MNVQDRLTDDMKRAMKEKDKIRLSVIRMVRTALKNEEIERQRPLTEEETIQVLQRERKQRRESLQAAQQAGRTDLEAQAQREIAILEEYLPTPLSEEELRGLVEETIAEVGAKGKADLGRVMAALMPKVKGRADGKAVNALVQESLRS
- a CDS encoding lipoate--protein ligase family protein, producing the protein MKQVEWDDTLWSRWPTWRLVVEEQPGTIEEKVARDQAVGRKVAAGGPPTFRLWVNDPCLVVSRRDIVQGLRRGGDPPREVDGLPIRVRSSGGTAVPHGPGALQFSLVIPRVDRVGIEEVYRALCRPVQGVLSQRGWRAEFGHVAGAFCDGAHNLVVNGRKIAGTSQSWKGGLAVPGSRNRGYILAHGTLWVRVDPEQAADWLNDFYERTTGERPIRARSSTSLHLLPGGEGLDVRQVIAETANLLESTMGPQVKLERVRALTDEEISWGREGASETDPRRLAYGMDRP
- a CDS encoding NfeD family protein; this encodes MDWQGWVSLILLGAGIVLLALEMAIVSFGILGTLGVLAVGASVVMALAGARYGLASLGIGALLAVAVVIALLRYYGKRGLWNRIVLGDRQESREGYVPTRDLSYLLGKTGTAVTPLRPAGIAEFGEERVDVVTEGEFIERGEEVQVAEVEGPRVVVRRVPAFRTGSFVDHHF
- the floA gene encoding flotillin-like protein FloA (flotillin-like protein involved in membrane lipid rafts) — protein: MNAAWIGLALIVLVIIAFFAVLFTFVPVMLWISAWAAGVRVGIFTLVGMRLRRVIPSRIVNPLIKATKAGLNLTTNQLESHYLAGGNVDRVVNALIAAERANIALGFARAAAIDLAGRDVLQAVQMSVNPRVIETPIVSAVAKDGIELKVKARVTVRANIDRLVGGAGEETILARVGEGIVTTIGSATSHKDVLENPDKISRTVLDKGLDAGTAFEILSIDIADVDIGKNVGAQLQTDQAEADKQIAQAKAEERRAMAVAREQEMRAYVEEMRAKVVEAESEVPRAMAEALREGKLGVMDYMQMQNIVADTRMRESIAKSPPRDLPGPLSGGETK
- a CDS encoding YabP/YqfC family sporulation protein, producing the protein MGARGRFWKSWATEKLQLPEDVIWDHPRVDWVPGGLLRLDNHGRIVSFREDALVVEFGDAELQVAGANLVLVRLSPDHCVIQGHVTDLSYRARKGREG
- a CDS encoding sporulation protein YqfD — protein: MNIHGLSWFELELWGLTDARELDRAVREGARLEEVHWVDKDRLRLRTDWQGIRIIRQVYRGQRVGMRVSRYGGWLPWRRFVRRRPFWIAGFGMFVAGLYVLSSLIWTVQVTGTDRVEPEEVLAKAREIGLVPGAWRPSRMEIDRLQGQLLDLLPDAGWVGLHLSGTRVTIEVMERIKPKKDEVQPQGPQAVVAGKPGVVESVLARRGISLVQRGQAVAPGTVVISGQMPDGTLVAAEGKVNAHVWYTSDIVVPLQGRQLGFTGEKVRRTYITLGSWAIPVWGAAHIPFASYEERSVDEPLKVAGRTWPLGLRKVDYLEAAGHSWMIAQQEAVQRGLAAVRADLLARAKPGARVQEQKILHQEWKNGNLYMTVWTDVVEDIGVARPMAAPTPGSPEPISPN
- a CDS encoding PhoH family protein; its protein translation is MTKQSALRKISLQDNREAALLFGVHDAHLRRIEEQFPAKIVARGGDIVISGDARDVQTLERLFSVLLQLVRKGHILTEPDVGYAIEMAREGRPESLLDLYGEALGVSAKGKSILAKTFGQRAYIEAIRKRDIVFAIGPAGTGKTYLAVVMAVQALRRGDVQRIVLTRPAVEAGENLGFLPGDLQDKVDPYLRPLYDALYDVFGADQVHKALERGMIEIAPLAYMRGRTLEESFVILDEAQNATGEQMKMFLTRLGLGSKMVITGDVTQIDLPRGKRSGLKEAAEILRGIGEIAFVYLTGTDVVRHPLVQKIISAYQAAEDRRDSRSPSGEAAPLGTRGD